The following are encoded together in the Methylomonas methanica MC09 genome:
- a CDS encoding IS66 family transposase — protein MEDEHRVWEECLRTIKSLENAQLVHYGAYETHFLRRMKTRYVSRPEDVEFIDRLIETSVNLVACMYGCVYFPTYSNSLKEIGRYLGYEWAWQHASGASAILMRKLWELSAQTDIKDLLVAYNMDDCRAAALIAEALGRICTRNSSMPDLVDVGSLEVGFQRTFGKFDSALPEFAKINDAAYWDYQRSKVFTRTDKTVRRTIQKSNCHEKIPTFDKEITIVDDMPAKCPKCSTTKLWRYLPRRSNVVYDLKFSDKGVKRSSVKYRYSYYKCTGCFAEMTFYERKSKYGPNLRAFLVYLVIELLLSNRKAADHASLLFGLPLTKSAVGHIKSEMAAKYVPTYQSILHQIANGPLIHADETKGVVLGGGHYVWVFANMTTVAYAYSESRESSILETVLDGFKGVLVSDFYAAYDSVPCPQQKCLIHLMRDINEDLNRNPFNEEFKAIACQFGALLREILETVDQYGLKTRHLGKHRRAADRFIEHVVRLSCATEVGRAFQKRIEKNSDKLFTFLSYDGVPWNNNNAEHAVKAFTRLRNVINTSSPKGTRDYATLLSIQQTLKYRGKEFLEFMRSGEMETPG, from the coding sequence GTGGAGGATGAGCACAGAGTATGGGAGGAATGTCTACGGACGATAAAGTCACTCGAAAACGCGCAGCTTGTCCATTATGGCGCCTACGAGACGCATTTTCTCCGCAGAATGAAGACGCGGTATGTTTCAAGACCTGAAGATGTTGAGTTCATCGATCGGCTAATCGAAACGTCTGTTAATCTTGTCGCATGCATGTATGGGTGCGTATATTTCCCGACATATTCAAACAGTCTCAAAGAAATTGGCAGATACCTCGGTTATGAATGGGCTTGGCAACACGCATCCGGTGCCTCGGCAATTCTGATGCGCAAATTATGGGAGCTATCAGCACAAACCGACATCAAGGACTTGCTCGTCGCATACAACATGGACGATTGTCGAGCGGCCGCCCTGATTGCCGAAGCGTTAGGGCGGATATGCACTAGAAACTCCTCAATGCCCGATTTGGTCGACGTCGGATCACTCGAAGTCGGGTTCCAGCGAACGTTTGGCAAATTTGATTCGGCTCTACCAGAGTTCGCCAAGATCAACGACGCCGCATACTGGGATTATCAGCGGTCGAAGGTCTTCACAAGGACAGACAAGACGGTGCGACGTACAATCCAGAAATCTAACTGTCACGAGAAGATTCCCACATTCGATAAGGAAATAACTATCGTTGATGATATGCCTGCAAAATGCCCCAAATGCTCCACGACCAAACTTTGGCGATATCTGCCAAGAAGATCAAACGTTGTATACGATTTAAAATTTTCGGACAAAGGGGTAAAACGCTCGTCGGTAAAATACCGGTACAGTTACTATAAGTGTACCGGTTGCTTCGCTGAAATGACTTTCTATGAAAGAAAATCGAAATACGGTCCCAATCTACGCGCATTTTTAGTGTACCTCGTGATTGAACTCTTGCTTTCAAATCGGAAAGCGGCCGATCACGCATCTTTGTTGTTCGGTTTGCCCTTGACCAAAAGCGCCGTGGGCCATATTAAGTCCGAAATGGCAGCGAAATATGTTCCAACCTACCAGAGTATCCTGCATCAAATCGCGAATGGCCCCCTAATTCATGCTGATGAAACCAAAGGTGTTGTCTTGGGTGGAGGGCATTATGTATGGGTATTCGCCAACATGACGACGGTCGCATACGCCTATTCCGAATCGAGGGAGTCTAGCATATTGGAAACCGTATTGGATGGATTCAAAGGGGTGCTCGTCTCTGACTTCTACGCGGCATACGACTCGGTTCCCTGTCCCCAGCAGAAATGCCTTATTCACTTGATGCGCGATATCAACGAAGATCTAAACAGAAATCCTTTTAACGAGGAGTTCAAAGCAATCGCATGCCAATTCGGTGCGCTGCTCCGCGAGATACTCGAAACAGTAGACCAGTATGGATTAAAGACCAGACACCTAGGCAAGCATCGACGAGCAGCTGATAGATTCATCGAGCATGTTGTGAGGCTGAGTTGTGCCACCGAGGTCGGACGGGCATTCCAAAAGCGCATCGAAAAAAACAGTGACAAACTATTTACCTTCCTGTCTTACGACGGCGTGCCGTGGAACAACAACAATGCAGAGCATGCAGTTAAAGCTTTTACCCGCCTGCGGAATGTTATTAACACAAGCTCTCCAAAAGGGACTCGCGACTATGCCACGCTACTAAGCATTCAACAGACACTGAAGTATCGAGGAAAGGAATTTCTAGAATTTATGAGATCTGGCGAGATGGAAACCCCTGGTTAG
- a CDS encoding IS3 family transposase (programmed frameshift), with amino-acid sequence MITPKKQYSDEFREQALAKVYKRGKRTIQDIADESNLSIHTLKTWMSNAAQTDTPKPNPAKRPQDWRPEERLQALHESHGLTDEALNAWCRQRGLFAHQLAQWKSDFCAVTRSRSDGDASQTLRALKVENQRLERELNRKDKALAEAAALLILQKKVPGAVGGRGRMTSLQQRQTLIESVAEATEAGARQDQACAVLGLSPRTLQRWQAGETPGEDRRPRQYTPAHALTEAERNHILAVANSAEFADLPPSQIVPRLADQGIYLGSESTIYRLLKAARQLKHRRSERPSQPRTKPKALSATAPNQLYSWDITYLAAAVKGQFYYLYLFLDIFSRQIVGWRVFEAESSQYASELLRDIVLREGLQPGQVILHSDNGSPMKGATMLATLQQLGVMPSLSRPAVSNDNPYSESLFKTLKYRPQYPLKPFADLVAARQWVADLVQWYNHEHRHSAIGFVTPAQRHAGLDEALLNQRKALYEDARRQNPRRWSQNTRNWNRIHTVHLNPDHAETQNNSPQEVANPDKITA; translated from the exons ATGATTACCCCGAAAAAGCAGTATTCTGACGAGTTCAGAGAGCAAGCCCTGGCAAAAGTCTACAAACGTGGAAAACGAACCATTCAAGACATTGCCGACGAATCTAACCTCAGCATACATACCTTAAAAACCTGGATGAGCAACGCAGCACAGACCGATACCCCGAAACCCAATCCAGCCAAGCGCCCACAAGATTGGCGCCCTGAAGAACGCTTGCAGGCACTTCATGAAAGCCATGGCTTGACCGATGAGGCCCTAAACGCCTGGTGTCGGCAACGTGGGCTATTTGCTCATCAACTCGCGCAGTGGAAAAGCGATTTTTGTGCCGTCACCCGCTCCCGTTCAGACGGCGATGCCAGTCAAACCCTGCGCGCACTGAAAGTGGAGAATCAACGCCTGGAACGCGAACTCAACCGTAAGGACAAGGCCCTCGCTGAAGCGGCAGCCTTATTGATCCTGCAAAAAAAGGTGC CGGGCGCTGTTGGCGGGCGAGGTCGAATGACATCCCTTCAGCAGCGCCAAACCCTGATCGAATCCGTCGCCGAAGCCACCGAGGCCGGTGCCCGCCAAGACCAAGCCTGTGCCGTGCTGGGCCTGAGCCCGCGCACCTTGCAGCGCTGGCAGGCCGGCGAAACCCCGGGCGAAGACCGGCGACCGCGGCAATATACGCCGGCGCATGCGCTGACCGAGGCCGAGCGCAACCACATTCTGGCCGTGGCCAATTCCGCCGAATTTGCGGATTTGCCACCCAGCCAGATTGTCCCGCGCTTGGCGGATCAGGGGATTTATCTGGGCTCCGAATCGACGATCTATCGCCTACTGAAAGCCGCCCGGCAACTGAAACACCGCCGCAGTGAACGTCCCAGTCAGCCACGTACCAAACCCAAAGCCTTGAGTGCGACCGCGCCCAATCAACTCTACAGCTGGGACATTACCTATCTTGCGGCCGCAGTCAAAGGCCAGTTCTACTACCTCTACTTGTTCCTCGATATTTTTAGTCGCCAGATCGTCGGCTGGCGGGTATTTGAGGCAGAAAGCAGCCAATACGCCAGCGAGTTGTTACGGGATATTGTTTTACGCGAAGGGCTACAACCTGGGCAAGTTATCCTGCATTCCGATAACGGCAGCCCCATGAAAGGCGCCACGATGCTGGCCACCCTGCAACAGCTTGGCGTCATGCCCTCGCTCAGCCGACCGGCGGTGAGTAATGACAATCCGTATTCGGAATCGCTGTTCAAAACCCTGAAATATCGTCCGCAATACCCGTTAAAACCGTTTGCCGACCTGGTCGCCGCCCGGCAGTGGGTAGCCGACCTGGTGCAATGGTACAACCACGAACATCGGCATAGCGCCATTGGCTTCGTGACCCCGGCCCAACGCCACGCCGGATTGGACGAGGCACTGTTGAATCAACGCAAAGCGCTCTATGAAGACGCCCGCCGCCAAAACCCACGGCGCTGGAGCCAAAACACCCGGAACTGGAACAGAATCCATACCGTGCATCTAAATCCGGATCATGCCGAAACCCAAAACAACTCGCCCCAGGAGGTCGCTAATCCAGACAAAATAACCGCATAG
- the gshB gene encoding glutathione synthase, with protein sequence MTLKFGMVMDPIGQINIKKDTSFAMLLEAQARGWELHYMELGDLFLQNGQTYARTRLLEVERNPQQWHRFVGEQQIALSELDVILMRKDPPFNQEYIYATYMLEQAERQGVYVVNKPQSLRDANEKMYTAWFPQCCTETLVARDPQKIRDFLQQHREIILKPLDGMGGASIFHVRENDPNLSVILEIMTEHASRYIMAQKYLPAVKDGDKRILMVNGEPVPYCLARIPSSGETRGNLAAGGRGEGRELSERDRWIAKQVGPTLREKGLVFVGLDVIGDYLTEVNVTSPTCVQELDKQFGINISAQLMDHIQDCLQSTT encoded by the coding sequence ATGACGCTTAAATTCGGCATGGTCATGGACCCCATAGGCCAGATCAACATCAAAAAAGACACCAGTTTCGCCATGCTGTTGGAAGCGCAGGCGCGCGGCTGGGAGTTACATTACATGGAATTGGGCGATCTGTTTTTACAAAACGGCCAAACCTACGCCCGCACCCGCCTGCTGGAAGTCGAACGAAATCCGCAACAATGGCACCGCTTTGTGGGCGAACAACAGATAGCGCTGTCTGAATTGGACGTGATCCTGATGCGAAAGGATCCGCCCTTCAATCAGGAATATATTTACGCCACCTACATGCTGGAACAAGCCGAGCGGCAAGGCGTTTATGTGGTCAATAAGCCGCAATCGCTACGCGACGCCAACGAAAAAATGTACACGGCCTGGTTTCCGCAATGCTGCACTGAAACCCTGGTAGCCCGCGACCCGCAAAAAATTCGGGACTTCTTGCAACAGCATCGGGAAATCATTCTGAAACCGCTGGACGGCATGGGCGGCGCCTCGATTTTTCACGTGCGCGAAAACGACCCCAATCTCAGCGTAATTCTGGAAATCATGACCGAGCATGCCTCGCGTTACATCATGGCGCAAAAATATCTGCCGGCGGTGAAAGACGGCGACAAACGAATTTTGATGGTAAATGGCGAACCGGTACCGTACTGCTTGGCCAGAATCCCGTCCAGCGGCGAAACCCGCGGCAATCTCGCCGCGGGCGGCCGTGGAGAGGGTCGCGAACTCAGCGAACGCGATCGCTGGATTGCGAAACAAGTCGGCCCCACACTGCGTGAAAAGGGTCTGGTATTCGTCGGCCTGGACGTAATCGGTGATTATCTGACCGAAGTCAACGTCACCAGCCCGACCTGCGTGCAGGAACTTGATAAGCAGTTCGGCATCAATATCAGCGCGCAACTGATGGACCATATACAGGACTGCCTGCAATCGACAACGTGA
- the ruvX gene encoding Holliday junction resolvase RuvX yields the protein MARPDPLAAKFSSDAYLGFDFGNKKIGVAVGYADTGIASPLQTLRSVNQVPDWDTIGKLVAEWRPLGLVVGISRQQDGSDNVITPRMQKFCRQLNGRYNLPVHQIDETLTTFAAKQLLFDDLKVSAGKLWAVQDQLAAQLILQSWFNEIADSAKRQGEERK from the coding sequence ATGGCTAGACCCGATCCGCTGGCAGCCAAATTCAGCAGCGATGCGTATTTGGGCTTCGATTTCGGCAATAAAAAAATCGGGGTGGCGGTGGGCTACGCCGATACCGGCATCGCCAGCCCCTTGCAAACCCTGCGCTCGGTAAACCAAGTACCGGATTGGGACACCATAGGCAAATTGGTGGCCGAATGGCGTCCGCTGGGATTGGTAGTGGGCATTTCCCGCCAACAAGACGGTTCGGACAACGTTATCACCCCGCGCATGCAAAAATTTTGCCGCCAACTCAACGGCCGCTACAATCTGCCGGTACACCAAATCGACGAAACCCTGACCACCTTTGCCGCCAAGCAATTGTTATTTGACGACCTGAAAGTCAGCGCTGGTAAACTGTGGGCGGTTCAGGACCAACTGGCCGCGCAATTGATTCTGCAAAGTTGGTTTAACGAAATTGCCGATAGCGCAAAGAGACAGGGCGAAGAACGAAAATAA
- a CDS encoding energy transducer TonB, with protein MMQAQPPASSPLSNDDSLLLAVFVATVVHVGILLGVNFKAPHAPRTNKSIEITLSHAPLKKAPKQAKYLAPDHQLGAGDATQKPEPLKQSLPTPAVAAAPPVKVEPAKPLAREAQKPTPRKVVTQAKAPVKVAAPPETVEEPVEEVTAERPKLTADALQQQIAQLGEQIRNTRQSAEDSKIKFVKSVSTHKYLAAQYVRDWEDKVERTGNLNYPAAAKKPGSSQSLTMDVGINADGSIYSMRIVRSSGNPALDEAAKRIVKMSAPFAALPADLLNEVNVLVITRVWKFSDETGMTAR; from the coding sequence ATGATGCAAGCCCAGCCTCCCGCAAGCTCACCGCTTTCCAACGACGACTCGCTGCTGCTGGCAGTCTTCGTTGCCACCGTGGTGCATGTCGGCATTTTACTGGGCGTCAATTTTAAAGCGCCGCATGCGCCGAGAACCAATAAGTCGATCGAAATCACCTTGTCGCACGCCCCCTTAAAAAAAGCCCCCAAGCAAGCCAAATACCTGGCTCCGGACCATCAACTCGGGGCAGGGGATGCGACCCAAAAACCCGAACCCCTAAAGCAAAGCTTACCCACTCCGGCAGTCGCGGCAGCGCCTCCTGTTAAGGTCGAACCAGCCAAACCGCTCGCACGGGAAGCCCAAAAACCGACACCACGGAAAGTCGTCACCCAGGCAAAGGCACCAGTAAAAGTTGCCGCGCCGCCGGAAACGGTGGAAGAACCCGTGGAAGAAGTCACTGCGGAACGGCCTAAGCTAACCGCAGACGCCTTACAGCAACAAATCGCCCAATTGGGCGAACAAATACGCAATACCCGGCAGAGCGCCGAAGACAGTAAAATAAAATTCGTCAAATCCGTCAGCACGCATAAGTATTTGGCGGCACAATATGTCAGAGACTGGGAAGACAAAGTTGAGCGCACCGGCAATCTTAATTATCCCGCCGCCGCCAAAAAACCGGGTTCGTCCCAATCGCTGACCATGGATGTCGGCATTAACGCCGACGGCAGCATTTACAGCATGCGTATCGTCCGCTCATCCGGCAACCCCGCCCTGGATGAAGCCGCCAAACGCATAGTCAAAATGAGCGCCCCTTTTGCAGCTTTACCGGCGGACTTACTCAACGAAGTGAACGTTTTAGTCATTACTCGTGTCTGGAAGTTTTCAGACGAAACCGGCATGACCGCACGCTAG
- a CDS encoding YqgE/AlgH family protein: MTNSTYLNNQFLIAMPSLFDPHFFHTVTYLCQHNQEGALGIVINRPTNMKLKDIFEQMGIETDLEDVLNTPVFAGGPVQQERGFVIHSPCEQTWDSSISTADNISLTSSRDILEAIAKGQGPVQYLIALGYAGWGSGQLEKEIVENAWLNTPCGEAILYETPINQRWNAAASQLGIDINRLTTTPGHG; encoded by the coding sequence ATGACAAATAGCACTTACCTTAATAATCAATTTTTGATCGCCATGCCCAGCTTGTTCGATCCGCACTTCTTTCATACCGTGACCTACCTGTGCCAGCACAACCAGGAAGGCGCGCTGGGCATCGTCATCAACCGCCCCACCAATATGAAATTGAAAGATATTTTCGAACAAATGGGCATAGAAACCGATTTGGAAGACGTGCTGAACACGCCGGTTTTTGCCGGCGGCCCGGTACAGCAGGAACGCGGCTTCGTGATTCACAGCCCGTGCGAACAAACCTGGGATTCCAGCATCTCCACCGCAGACAATATTAGCCTGACCAGCTCGCGCGACATTCTGGAAGCGATTGCCAAGGGTCAGGGGCCTGTTCAATACCTGATAGCGCTGGGCTATGCCGGCTGGGGCAGCGGACAACTGGAAAAGGAAATAGTCGAAAATGCCTGGCTAAACACCCCGTGCGGGGAAGCGATTTTGTACGAAACGCCCATCAATCAACGTTGGAACGCGGCCGCCAGCCAACTGGGTATCGACATTAACCGCCTCACCACGACGCCCGGCCATGGCTAG
- the rpmB gene encoding 50S ribosomal protein L28: MSRVCQVTGKRPVSGHNVSHAMNRTKRRFTPNLHHHRFWVESENRWVRLRVSSKGMRIIDKNGIDAVLADIRGRGEKV, from the coding sequence ATGTCCAGAGTATGCCAAGTAACAGGTAAACGTCCCGTCAGCGGGCACAACGTTTCACACGCAATGAACAGAACCAAAAGACGTTTTACGCCGAATCTGCATCATCACAGATTTTGGGTTGAAAGTGAAAACCGTTGGGTTCGCCTGAGAGTATCCTCCAAAGGCATGCGTATTATTGACAAGAACGGTATCGATGCCGTTTTGGCCGACATCCGCGGTCGCGGCGAAAAAGTCTAA
- a CDS encoding DegQ family serine endoprotease — protein MLNKTKIGLFLLLAFSSAQGEAALPLQVEGEQLPTLAPMLERSMPAVVNISTSTHVRMQDNPLLNDPVFRHFFGIPNNPRQQQRNSLGSGVIIDKDEGYVLTNNHVIDKADKITVTLSDGRQLNAKLLGTDPEADVAVIQIPADNLSALKLADSSQLKVGDFVVAIGNPFGLGQTVTSGIVSALGRSGLGIEGYEDFIQTDASINPGNSGGALVNLRGEFVGMNTAILAPSGGNVGIGFAIPSNMAIKLMESLVQHGEVRRGLLGVTTQDLTPELVKAFNLKGQHGAVVSRVEAGSPAEKAGIEPGDIIVAVNGQDIRNGSSQIRTAISLLQVGDTADIDVMRGDSRLSLQAVIGKPKRPEIAGDKIHPIMKGVTLGVTGKGQIEGVLLEKIEPKSYAWKTGLRPGDIIVSANRYRVRNLDEFKQVVNPQAALLINLQRNGEGFFVVLQ, from the coding sequence ATGCTTAACAAGACAAAAATAGGGCTGTTTCTTTTATTGGCTTTCTCAAGTGCGCAAGGGGAAGCGGCATTACCGCTGCAAGTGGAAGGTGAACAGTTACCCACGCTGGCGCCGATGCTGGAACGCAGCATGCCGGCGGTGGTAAATATTTCCACCTCCACCCATGTGCGCATGCAGGATAATCCCTTGCTGAACGATCCGGTGTTCCGGCATTTTTTCGGCATACCCAATAATCCACGCCAGCAGCAGCGCAACAGCTTGGGGTCCGGGGTTATTATCGACAAGGATGAAGGCTATGTGCTGACTAATAATCATGTGATCGATAAAGCCGACAAAATTACCGTCACGCTTAGCGATGGACGGCAATTGAATGCCAAATTGTTGGGTACCGACCCCGAAGCCGATGTGGCGGTGATCCAAATTCCGGCTGATAATCTGTCTGCCTTGAAGCTTGCCGATTCCAGCCAATTAAAAGTAGGCGATTTCGTAGTGGCGATCGGTAACCCGTTCGGTTTGGGGCAAACCGTTACTTCCGGTATCGTCAGTGCCCTGGGGCGTTCCGGGTTGGGTATCGAGGGTTACGAGGATTTCATTCAAACGGATGCGTCCATCAACCCCGGCAACTCCGGCGGGGCGCTGGTGAATCTGCGCGGCGAGTTCGTGGGTATGAATACGGCTATACTGGCGCCCAGCGGCGGCAATGTCGGCATCGGATTCGCCATTCCGTCGAACATGGCTATCAAATTGATGGAGTCTCTGGTGCAACATGGCGAGGTTCGCCGCGGTTTGCTGGGGGTGACCACTCAGGATTTAACGCCGGAACTGGTAAAAGCCTTTAATCTAAAAGGCCAGCACGGTGCCGTCGTCAGTCGCGTCGAAGCCGGCTCGCCGGCGGAAAAAGCCGGTATTGAACCCGGCGACATCATCGTGGCTGTTAACGGGCAGGATATTAGAAATGGCAGCAGTCAGATCCGCACCGCCATCAGTTTGCTGCAAGTAGGTGACACGGCCGATATTGATGTCATGCGCGGCGACAGCCGCTTGAGTTTGCAAGCCGTGATAGGCAAGCCCAAGCGGCCTGAAATTGCGGGTGACAAAATACACCCCATCATGAAAGGCGTTACCTTGGGCGTAACCGGCAAAGGCCAGATTGAAGGCGTTTTACTGGAAAAAATAGAACCTAAATCCTATGCCTGGAAAACCGGCTTGCGCCCCGGCGATATTATCGTCAGCGCCAATCGCTATCGGGTTAGAAATTTGGATGAGTTTAAACAGGTGGTTAACCCGCAAGCCGCTTTATTAATCAATTTGCAGCGTAACGGCGAAGGTTTTTTCGTAGTACTGCAATAG
- a CDS encoding cyclic nucleotide-binding domain-containing protein — MAVDTQSEEARIIRQLIPLSTLPTQTFVSLCGQLTIEHAEQGTILFKRGDENDLLYYLLDGSINLQTETFTIETISAGSDSARFAIAHQMPRKVDAVANSRIQFLRLNADMMKMTTEKAYEENESTMTVDEPDDSDDWMTTLLKSPIFRSLPPANLQKLLMSLEEVACTPGQAIIRQGDPGDYYYIIKKGQAIISRKPSANAKDIKLSKLADLDTFGEDALISGEPRSTSITAVTDMTLLRLGKEQFISLIKLPTLKYVGIEELHELMKQGAEVIDVRGPDEYKHSHLPKSTNVPFFSLRMYLKTLNRHHPIIVTCKDGKTSEMAAFILQQNKFNALILKNGIAGLSQDKLSTEPASFNIDDGTETGNLSGPSSESSTSTPTEHKEPQTEELAADDLRQVVQQLKAKCRSLEAEKMTLELKCSSLARQLEKMKSELERVRGK; from the coding sequence ATGGCTGTCGATACCCAGTCCGAAGAAGCCCGCATCATTCGGCAATTGATTCCCTTATCAACCTTGCCGACACAAACGTTTGTCAGCTTGTGCGGGCAATTAACTATTGAGCACGCCGAGCAGGGCACAATTTTATTCAAACGCGGCGACGAAAACGACCTTCTTTATTATCTGCTCGACGGTTCAATTAATTTACAAACCGAAACATTCACCATAGAAACCATCTCCGCCGGCAGCGATTCCGCCCGGTTTGCGATCGCTCACCAAATGCCCAGAAAAGTTGACGCGGTCGCCAATAGCAGAATTCAGTTTTTGCGTTTGAATGCTGATATGATGAAAATGACGACAGAAAAAGCTTACGAAGAGAATGAAAGCACTATGACAGTTGACGAGCCGGACGATAGCGACGATTGGATGACGACTTTGCTGAAGTCGCCAATTTTTCGTTCGCTTCCACCCGCCAACTTGCAAAAACTACTTATGAGCCTCGAAGAAGTCGCCTGCACTCCCGGCCAAGCCATCATACGCCAGGGCGATCCCGGCGATTATTACTACATCATCAAAAAAGGCCAAGCCATTATCAGCCGCAAACCGTCGGCCAATGCCAAGGACATCAAGCTGTCCAAACTGGCCGACTTGGATACCTTTGGCGAAGATGCCTTAATTTCCGGCGAACCGCGGAGCACCTCGATCACGGCCGTCACCGACATGACCTTGTTGCGGCTGGGTAAAGAGCAGTTCATTAGCCTGATCAAACTACCCACGCTTAAGTACGTCGGCATCGAAGAACTGCACGAGCTAATGAAGCAAGGCGCGGAGGTAATCGATGTACGCGGCCCTGACGAGTATAAGCACAGCCACTTACCCAAAAGTACGAACGTGCCTTTTTTTTCGCTACGCATGTATCTAAAAACCCTGAACCGGCATCATCCGATCATCGTGACTTGTAAAGACGGTAAAACCAGCGAAATGGCGGCCTTTATTCTGCAACAGAATAAATTCAACGCACTGATCTTGAAAAATGGCATTGCGGGCCTTAGCCAAGACAAACTGAGCACCGAGCCGGCCTCATTTAATATTGACGATGGTACCGAAACCGGCAACCTCTCGGGTCCGTCAAGCGAATCGTCCACTTCAACGCCCACAGAACACAAAGAGCCGCAGACGGAAGAATTGGCGGCTGACGACCTTAGACAGGTGGTTCAGCAACTCAAGGCGAAATGCAGGTCGTTGGAAGCGGAAAAAATGACCTTGGAACTTAAATGCTCGTCCTTAGCCAGACAACTGGAGAAAATGAAATCCGAGCTGGAAAGAGTGCGGGGGAAATGA
- the rpmG gene encoding 50S ribosomal protein L33 codes for MRDKIKLVSSEGTGHFYTTTKNKKTMPEKMEIKKFDPVVRKHVMYKEAKIK; via the coding sequence ATGCGTGACAAAATTAAATTGGTTTCTAGCGAAGGCACCGGCCATTTCTACACCACCACTAAAAACAAAAAAACCATGCCTGAGAAAATGGAGATCAAAAAATTTGATCCCGTGGTTCGCAAGCATGTGATGTATAAAGAAGCCAAAATCAAATAA